A part of Methanomassiliicoccales archaeon genomic DNA contains:
- a CDS encoding ABC transporter ATP-binding protein has protein sequence MLGSPPIISTNGLTKYYGKRNEVKAVQDLTFDVFQGETFGLLGPNGSGKTTTIRMLNGIIRPTKGTATVNGFNIIDQAEDVKRSTGLLAESPGLYEKLSPKEYLQFVGSLYDVPKRALEDRVEKLLTLFHLQDRKDDLMEGFSKGMRQKVLIGAALVHDPPIVFLDEPTSALDPRAALMVKDLIKDLSSKANKTIFISSHILSLIEEVCDRVAIIDKGRLVAIGSVDEIAEMTGKETLEAAFISLTGGEDRSELLSWRGDPADA, from the coding sequence ATGCTAGGATCTCCACCGATCATATCGACGAATGGCCTGACGAAATATTATGGCAAAAGGAACGAGGTGAAGGCCGTACAGGATCTGACCTTCGACGTCTTCCAAGGAGAGACCTTTGGGCTTTTAGGCCCCAATGGGTCCGGGAAGACCACGACCATCAGGATGCTCAACGGTATCATCCGCCCGACGAAAGGCACGGCGACGGTGAACGGCTTCAATATAATTGATCAGGCGGAGGATGTGAAAAGGTCCACTGGCCTCCTCGCCGAGTCGCCGGGCCTCTATGAGAAGCTGAGCCCCAAAGAGTATCTTCAATTCGTAGGCTCGCTTTATGACGTCCCGAAGAGGGCCCTGGAGGACAGGGTGGAGAAGCTACTAACATTATTTCATCTCCAAGATCGAAAGGACGACCTCATGGAAGGGTTCAGCAAGGGCATGAGGCAAAAGGTATTGATAGGTGCGGCCTTGGTGCACGACCCGCCCATCGTCTTCCTAGACGAGCCCACCTCCGCACTGGACCCAAGGGCCGCCCTGATGGTCAAGGACCTCATCAAGGACCTCTCCTCAAAAGCGAACAAGACCATATTCATCTCCAGCCACATCTTATCGCTGATCGAGGAGGTGTGCGACCGGGTGGCCATCATCGACAAGGGAAGGTTGGTCGCCATCGGCAGCGTCGACGAGATCGCCGAGATGACAGGAAAAGAGACCTTGGAGGCGGCCTTCATATCCCTCACCGGCGGCGAGGACAGGTCCGAGCTGTTATCCTGGAGGGGGGACCCTGCGGACGCCTAA
- a CDS encoding TCP-1/cpn60 chaperonin family protein → MAYGMGSNQPIIILKEGTERSKNKDAQFNNIAAARAVADAVRSTLGPKGMDKMLVDSLGDVVITNDGVTILKEIDVQHPAAKMVVEVAKTQDNECGDGTTSSVIIAGELLKKAEGLIENNIHPTIIANGYKMAANEAINILDNIAITVTPNDSDMLQKVAQTAMTGKSVGGQRDFLAKLAVKAVQAVAEKVDGKYNVDVDNIKVEKKTGGSIADTEIIEGIVIDKERVHPRMAKQVKNAKIALISAPLEIKKTEVEAKIQIRDPASMQRFLEEEENTLKGYVEKIKASGANVVFCQKGIDDLVQHYMAKADIFACRRLKESDMEKISRATGANIVGKLDELTEKDLGKAEMVEEKKIGESDMVFITGCKNPKAVSIIIRGGTEHVIDEVERALHDALRVVGVAIEDGKVVPGAGAPEIELSLRLAAYASTIGGREQLAIEAFANAMDVIPWTLAENAGLDAIDVVIQLKSAHEKKGGKNMGIDLDSGKPADMLKLNVIEPLRVKTQAVKSAAEVANMILRIDDVIAAKKAPPAPPGGQGGQGGMPGGMPGMM, encoded by the coding sequence ATGGCATATGGTATGGGCAGTAATCAGCCGATCATTATCCTCAAAGAAGGAACCGAGAGATCGAAGAACAAGGACGCGCAGTTCAACAACATCGCTGCCGCCCGCGCGGTCGCCGATGCAGTGCGCTCCACTCTCGGCCCGAAGGGAATGGACAAGATGCTGGTCGACTCGCTGGGGGATGTCGTCATCACCAACGACGGCGTCACGATATTGAAGGAGATCGATGTACAGCACCCAGCGGCCAAGATGGTCGTGGAGGTCGCCAAGACCCAGGACAACGAGTGCGGTGACGGCACGACCTCGTCCGTGATCATCGCGGGCGAGCTCCTGAAGAAGGCCGAGGGCCTCATAGAGAACAACATCCACCCCACGATCATAGCGAACGGGTACAAGATGGCGGCCAACGAGGCCATCAACATCTTGGACAACATCGCCATCACGGTGACACCGAACGACTCGGACATGCTCCAGAAGGTCGCGCAGACGGCCATGACCGGCAAGTCCGTCGGCGGTCAGAGGGACTTCCTCGCAAAGCTTGCGGTTAAGGCCGTCCAGGCCGTCGCAGAGAAGGTCGATGGCAAGTACAACGTCGACGTGGACAACATCAAGGTGGAGAAGAAGACCGGAGGCTCCATCGCCGACACCGAGATCATCGAGGGCATCGTCATCGACAAGGAGAGGGTCCACCCGCGCATGGCAAAGCAGGTGAAGAACGCCAAGATAGCGCTCATCTCGGCCCCGCTCGAGATCAAGAAGACGGAGGTCGAGGCAAAGATCCAGATCCGCGACCCCGCCTCGATGCAGCGCTTCCTTGAGGAGGAGGAGAACACCCTAAAAGGATATGTGGAGAAGATCAAGGCCTCGGGCGCGAACGTCGTGTTCTGCCAGAAGGGCATCGACGACCTCGTGCAGCACTACATGGCCAAGGCCGACATCTTTGCCTGCCGCCGCCTAAAGGAGTCCGACATGGAGAAGATCTCCCGTGCGACCGGGGCCAACATCGTCGGTAAGCTCGACGAGCTCACCGAGAAGGACCTGGGCAAGGCCGAGATGGTCGAGGAGAAGAAGATCGGCGAGTCCGACATGGTCTTCATCACCGGCTGCAAGAACCCGAAGGCGGTCAGCATAATCATACGCGGAGGCACTGAGCACGTCATCGACGAGGTCGAGCGCGCCCTGCACGATGCATTGCGCGTCGTCGGCGTCGCGATCGAGGACGGAAAGGTCGTCCCAGGCGCCGGTGCCCCTGAGATCGAGCTCTCATTGAGGCTCGCCGCCTATGCATCCACCATCGGAGGACGCGAGCAGCTCGCGATAGAGGCGTTCGCCAACGCGATGGACGTGATCCCATGGACGCTGGCCGAGAACGCTGGCCTCGACGCGATCGATGTCGTCATCCAGCTCAAGAGCGCCCATGAGAAGAAGGGCGGCAAGAACATGGGCATCGACCTTGACTCCGGAAAGCCGGCCGACATGTTGAAGCTGAACGTCATCGAGCCGCTCCGCGTCAAGACCCAGGCGGTCAAGTCCGCGGCCGAGGTCGCGAACATGATCCTCAGGATCGATGATGTCATCGCGGCAAAGAAGGCCCCGCCGGCACCACCCGGTGGCCAGGGCGGACAGGGCGGAATGCCGGGCGGTATGCCTGGCATGATGTAA